A genomic stretch from Aquipuribacter nitratireducens includes:
- a CDS encoding arylsulfotransferase family protein: MRPTRPPRPLRRTALAGGLVLALAGCSVTVSLGSDAARLAEEAEHAVWVYPRAGAGHVHPDTTVSFRGATPAGLGDVTVTGSASGDHPGTLRAHPDGDGVTFVPDEPFDAGETVTVRTDADVVGADEDGAFELGVFTPVDLGGGEGSAPVPDGTHRPARELRTAPGAGVADVRVELGEDAGPDGLVLGSAGENGEGVADQVVLLRPDGGLVFSSAARAGSADGTENASVQVLDGEPVLTWFEGESTEVLGAFRGRFVVVDDTYTEIASLEGENGYEPDLHELRITDRGTAVYTCYVPQRVDLTDLGGPVDGVVVDSVVQEVDLDTGDVLFEWHALDDLDPGTALEPVRGSSLDATHINSIDEDRHGDLLLSLRHVSSLVQVDRGSATVQWGIGGGDPTGDWSDGVERPDFPYLDLDGTPPSYQHDARWVDADTLTFFDNANVRRGPSRGVVLDVDPVEGTATTREEVTSSDELFALYGSSARSADDGSWLLAFADSGTVTWHGPDDPNGRESWRATMGSTSYRAEVVDWTAEPAADPLVAPTSDGVAVSWNGATEVVTWQVETADGGTVEAAWEDLETEVPLPGGAVPVRVSALDADGEVLRTVAVEVG, from the coding sequence GTGCGCCCGACTCGTCCCCCTCGCCCGCTGCGCCGCACGGCGCTCGCGGGCGGGCTCGTCCTCGCCCTCGCGGGCTGCTCCGTCACGGTGAGCCTCGGCTCCGACGCCGCCCGCCTCGCCGAGGAGGCCGAGCACGCCGTGTGGGTGTACCCCCGGGCGGGTGCCGGCCACGTCCACCCGGACACCACCGTGTCGTTCCGGGGCGCCACGCCCGCCGGGCTCGGCGACGTCACGGTCACCGGGTCGGCCAGCGGCGACCACCCCGGCACGCTGCGGGCCCACCCGGACGGCGACGGCGTGACGTTCGTGCCGGACGAGCCGTTCGACGCGGGGGAGACGGTCACGGTCCGGACGGACGCCGACGTCGTGGGGGCGGACGAGGACGGCGCGTTCGAGCTGGGTGTCTTCACGCCCGTCGACCTCGGCGGCGGCGAGGGCAGCGCCCCGGTGCCCGACGGCACGCACCGCCCGGCGCGGGAGCTGCGCACCGCACCGGGCGCCGGTGTCGCCGACGTCCGAGTCGAGCTCGGGGAGGACGCCGGACCGGACGGTCTTGTCCTGGGCTCCGCCGGGGAGAACGGCGAGGGCGTGGCCGACCAGGTCGTGCTGCTGCGACCGGACGGCGGCCTCGTGTTCAGCTCGGCCGCCCGCGCGGGCTCCGCCGACGGCACGGAGAACGCGTCGGTGCAGGTGCTCGACGGCGAACCGGTCCTCACGTGGTTCGAGGGGGAGTCGACGGAGGTGCTGGGGGCCTTCCGCGGCCGCTTCGTCGTCGTCGACGACACCTACACCGAGATCGCGTCGCTCGAGGGGGAGAACGGCTACGAGCCGGACCTCCACGAGCTGCGGATCACCGACCGCGGGACCGCCGTCTACACGTGCTACGTGCCGCAGCGCGTCGACCTCACCGACCTCGGGGGTCCCGTCGACGGGGTCGTCGTCGACTCCGTCGTCCAGGAGGTCGACCTCGACACCGGCGACGTGCTCTTCGAGTGGCACGCCCTCGACGACCTCGACCCCGGCACCGCGCTCGAGCCGGTGCGCGGGAGCAGCCTCGACGCCACCCACATCAACTCCATCGACGAGGACCGTCACGGCGACCTCCTGCTGTCGCTGCGGCACGTCAGCTCGCTCGTGCAGGTCGACCGCGGCTCCGCCACCGTCCAGTGGGGGATCGGGGGCGGGGACCCGACGGGCGACTGGTCCGACGGGGTCGAGCGGCCGGACTTCCCCTACCTCGACCTCGACGGCACCCCGCCGAGCTACCAGCACGACGCCCGGTGGGTCGACGCCGACACCCTCACGTTCTTCGACAACGCCAACGTGAGGCGCGGCCCGTCGCGCGGGGTCGTGCTCGACGTCGACCCCGTCGAGGGGACCGCGACGACGCGGGAGGAGGTGACGTCGTCGGACGAGCTGTTCGCGCTCTACGGCAGCTCCGCGCGAAGCGCCGACGACGGCAGCTGGCTCCTCGCCTTCGCCGACAGCGGGACGGTCACGTGGCACGGCCCGGACGACCCGAACGGCAGGGAGTCGTGGCGGGCGACGATGGGGTCGACGAGCTACCGGGCCGAGGTGGTCGACTGGACGGCGGAGCCCGCCGCCGACCCGCTCGTCGCCCCCACGTCCGACGGTGTGGCCGTCTCGTGGAACGGCGCCACGGAGGTCGTCACCTGGCAGGTCGAGACCGCGGACGGCGGCACGGTCGAGGCGGCGTGGGAGGACCTCGAGACCGAGGTCCCGCTCCCCGGTGGGGCGGTCCCGGTGCGGGTGAGCGCCCTCGACGCCGACGGCGAGGTGCTGCGCACGGTCGCGGTCGAGGTCGGGTGA
- the truB gene encoding tRNA pseudouridine(55) synthase TruB, producing MGGGPDGAPVGVVVVDKPPGWTSHDVVGRVRRLLRTRRVGHAGTLDPMATGVLVVGVGWATRLLTHLVGHDKDYLATVRLGVATVTDDAEGEPTGGADASALDGAALEDALERLRGQQLQRPSSVSAVKVDGRRSYARVRAGEAVELEARPVTVERLDVLAVRGPGGTGVTGRDGAVPAGCLDVDVVTTVSAGTYVRALARDLGAALGVGGHLTALRRTRSGPFTVADAVAVPGRDADDLAAAAAADELTGRLLDLPAVARRCFPVHEVDAALAARLRHGQRLPPWDGPAGPVAALDPAGDLVALVREERGAVRPVLVVPPDLQGRTLDR from the coding sequence GTGGGCGGTGGACCGGACGGCGCCCCCGTGGGCGTCGTCGTCGTCGACAAGCCCCCGGGCTGGACGTCGCACGACGTCGTCGGCCGGGTCCGTCGGCTCCTCCGCACCCGTCGGGTCGGGCACGCGGGGACGCTCGACCCGATGGCGACCGGCGTGCTCGTGGTCGGGGTGGGGTGGGCGACCCGGCTGCTCACCCACCTCGTCGGTCACGACAAGGACTACCTCGCGACCGTCCGGCTCGGTGTCGCGACCGTCACCGACGACGCCGAGGGGGAGCCGACCGGGGGAGCGGACGCCTCCGCGCTCGACGGCGCGGCGCTCGAGGACGCGCTCGAGCGGCTGCGCGGGCAGCAGCTGCAGCGACCGTCGTCGGTGAGCGCGGTGAAGGTCGACGGCCGCCGCTCCTACGCCCGCGTGCGGGCGGGCGAGGCCGTGGAGCTCGAGGCACGGCCGGTGACCGTCGAGCGCCTCGACGTCCTCGCGGTGCGAGGGCCGGGCGGGACGGGCGTGACGGGTCGTGACGGTGCCGTCCCGGCGGGCTGTCTCGACGTCGACGTCGTGACGACCGTCTCCGCGGGCACCTACGTCCGCGCGCTCGCCCGCGACCTCGGGGCCGCCCTCGGTGTCGGCGGCCACCTCACCGCGCTGCGCCGCACGCGGTCGGGGCCGTTCACCGTCGCCGACGCCGTGGCCGTCCCCGGTCGCGACGCCGACGACCTGGCGGCGGCAGCGGCCGCCGACGAGCTCACGGGCCGCCTCCTCGACCTCCCGGCCGTCGCCCGCCGGTGCTTCCCCGTCCACGAGGTCGACGCGGCGCTCGCCGCTCGGCTGCGGCACGGGCAGCGGCTGCCGCCGTGGGACGGTCCCGCCGGCCCCGTGGCGGCCCTCGACCCCGCCGGGGACCTCGTCGCCCTGGTGCGGGAGGAGCGGGGTGCCGTGCGCCCCGTCCTCGTCGTGCCCCCGGACCTCCAGGGGCGCACCCTGGACCGGTGA
- the rbfA gene encoding 30S ribosome-binding factor RbfA — protein sequence MADPARARRLADRIKVVVAETLDKRIKDPRLGFVTVTDARVTNDLQHATVFWTVYGDDEAKVATAAALESAKGVLRSEVGRQTQVRLTPTLEFVLDAVPETASRIDDALAAARARDAEIAAAAVGATPAGEADPYRTPREPDEDTGDPGDLGDLGGAGDTEDEEPGTR from the coding sequence ATGGCGGACCCCGCACGGGCGCGGCGGCTGGCCGACCGCATCAAGGTCGTCGTCGCCGAGACGCTCGACAAGCGGATCAAGGACCCGCGGCTCGGCTTCGTCACCGTCACCGACGCCCGGGTCACCAACGACCTGCAGCACGCGACGGTCTTCTGGACCGTCTACGGCGACGACGAGGCGAAGGTCGCGACCGCGGCGGCGCTGGAGTCCGCCAAGGGCGTGCTGCGCAGCGAGGTCGGCCGCCAGACGCAGGTCCGGCTGACCCCCACCCTCGAGTTCGTCCTCGACGCCGTGCCGGAGACGGCCAGCCGGATCGACGACGCCCTCGCCGCGGCCCGCGCGCGTGACGCCGAGATCGCAGCGGCCGCGGTGGGCGCCACGCCCGCGGGCGAGGCGGACCCGTACCGGACGCCGCGCGAGCCGGACGAGGACACGGGCGACCCCGGCGACCTCGGCGACCTCGGTGGCGCCGGGGACACCGAGGACGAGGAGCCGGGGACCCGCTGA